A window of the Gossypium hirsutum isolate 1008001.06 chromosome A05, Gossypium_hirsutum_v2.1, whole genome shotgun sequence genome harbors these coding sequences:
- the LOC107958253 gene encoding CRIB domain-containing protein RIC10, translated as MVTKMKGIYKSFKFISQIFVVKEREMEIGYPTDVKHVTHIGWDGSSGTAPSWMNEFKTDPDFTATSIGNSRDSNPTWSSQDFEQSMGCQPATEMMTNLSCTDLPDIPKKQKRKKKTSSSSKSSRTSKTRAAYTQMGSSTQLQI; from the exons ATGGTTACCAAGATGAAAGGGATCTACAAAAGTTTCAAATTCATTTCCCAAATCTTTG TTGTGAAGGAACGAGAGATGGAAATTGGGTATCCGACAGATGTTAAACATGTGACTCACATTGGTTGGGATGGCTCTTCTGGCACTGCACCCAGTTGG ATGAATGAATTCAAGACAGACCCTGATTTCACAGCAACATCAATTGGTAACTCCAGAGATTCTAATCCTACATGGTCTTCTCAAG ATTTTGAGCAATCAATGGGATGCCAACCTGCAACGGAGATGATGACAAACCTCTCTTGCACGGATCTCCCAGATATTCCTAAGAAACAAAAGCGAAAAAAGAAGACGTCTTCATCCTCAAAATCTTCACGAACATCAAAGACCAGGGCTGCATATACTCAAATGGGTTCCTccacacaacttcaaatataa
- the LOC107958248 gene encoding thiamine thiazole synthase 2, chloroplastic, whose amino-acid sequence MVAMATTLSSLSSTPKPSFLDHKSSFHGTPLASRFTPIKSSSQISTISMSLIPPYDLQSFKFQPIQESYVAREMTRRYMMDMITYADTDVIIVGAGSAGLSCAYEISKNPNIRVAIIEQSVSPGGGAWLGGQLFSAMVVRKPAHRFLDELGIQYDEQEDYVVIKHAALFTSTIMSKLLARPNVKLFNAVAAEDLIVKENRVAGVVTNWALVSMNHDTQSCMDPNVMESKVVVSSCGHDGPFGATGVKRLKSIGMIDSVPGMKALDMNTAEDAIVRLTREVVPGMIVTGMEVAEIDGAPRMGPTFGAMMISGQKAAHLALKALGQPNVIDGTFSEAERVQPEFVLASAETEEIVDA is encoded by the exons ATGGTAGCCATGGCAACAACCCTCTCTTCACTATCTTCCACCCCCAAACCATCCTTCTTAGACCACAAGTCATCCTTCCATGGCACCCCTTTAGCTTCTCGCTTTACTCCCATTAAATCCTCCTCCCAAATCTCCACCATTTCCATGTCCTTAATCCCTCCTTACGACCTGCAGTCCTTTAAATTCCAACCCATCCAAGAATCCTATGTCGCTCGTGAAATGACACGCCGTTACATGATGGACATGATTACCTATGCTGACACCGATGTTATCATCGTCGGCGCCGGCTCTGCAGGTCTCTCCTGTGCTTACGAGATTAGCAAAAACCCCAACATCCGTGTCGCCATAATTGAACAGTCTGTTAGCCCCGGTGGAGGCGCATGGCTCGGTGGCCAACTCTTTTCAGCCATGGTTGTGCGGAAACCGGCTCACAGATTCCTTGACGAGCTCGGCATCCAGTACGATGAACAAGAAGACTACGTAGTGATCAAGCACGCAGCTCTGTTCACCTCAACAATCATGAGCAAGCTCTTGGCAAGGCCTAACGTGAAGCTATTCAATGCTGTGGCTGCTGAGGATTTGATCGTGAAGGAAAACAGAGTCGCCGGTGTGGTTACAAACTGGGCTTTGGTGTCAATGAACCATGACACACAATCTTGCATGGACCCAAACGTGATGGAGTCCAAGGTTGTGGTCAGTTCTTGTGGGCATGACGGACCATTTGGAGCCACCGGAGTCAAGAGATTGAAGAGTATTGGGATGATCGATAGCGTCCCTGGAATGAAGGCACTGGATATGAATACTGCCGAGGACGCAATTGTTAGACTTACCAGGGAGGTTGTGCCTGGCATGATTGTTACGGGAATGGAAGTTGCAGAGATTGACGGAGCCCCAAGAATG GGTCCGACATTTGGAGCAATGATGATATCAGGGCAGAAGGCAGCACATTTAGCCTTGAAGGCATTGGGACAGCCAAATGTGATAGACGGGACCTTCAGCGAAGCTGAAAGAGTACAACCAGAGTTTGTTCTTGCTTCTGCTGAAACAGAGGAGATTGTGGATGCTTGA
- the LOC121203039 gene encoding probable dolichyl-diphosphooligosaccharide--protein glycosyltransferase subunit 3B: MADHFFTFSIITLSLFVVASSGGLESELVADLLTLQAESKSGVIHLDDRTVSKFLTSPRTPRPYSFLIFFDAANFHDKPELRLRELRREFEIVASSFITNHNSSNTKLFFGDIEFRESQSSFQLFGVNSLPHVRLVGPTAKSLKDDSDVMDQGDFSRLAESMAEFVQYRTKLTVGPIHRPPALSKMQLGLITALLLLCLPLVAKRIFAGETLLHDPKIWLSGAFFVYFFSVSGAMHNIIRKMPMFLVDRNNPNKLVFFYQGSGMQLGAEGFAVGFLYTVVGLLLAFVTHVLVYVKDATAKRLAMLFTLLVSFWAVKKVILLDNWKTGYGIHGFWPSSWN, from the coding sequence ATGGCGGATCATTTCTTCACATTCTCGATCATTACCCTTTCTCTCTTCGTTGTAGCTTCCTCAGGTGGACTGGAATCAGAGCTGGTAGCCGATCTCCTAACTCTACAGGCCGAATCAAAATCAGGAGTCATCCACTTAGACGACCGAACCGTATCCAAATTCCTAACCTCTCCCCGAACCCCTCGCCCTTActcttttctcattttcttcgaCGCTGCCAATTTCCACGACAAACCTGAACTCCGCCTCCGGGAACTCCGCCGGGAATTTGAAATCGTCGCCTCGTCTTTCATTACCAACCACAACAGCTCCAACACCAAGCTCTTCTTCGGTGACATCGAGTTCCGCGAATCCCAATCTTCCTTTCAGCTGTTCGGCGTCAACTCCCTTCCCCACGTTCGCCTCGTCGGCCCCACGGCGAAATCCTTGAAAGATGACTCGGATGTAATGGACCAGGGCGATTTCTCCCGTTTGGCAGAGTCAATGGCCGAGTTCGTCCAGTACAGAACTAAACTCACCGTGGGTCCCATCCATCGCCCTCCCGCTCTTTCTAAAATGCAACTGGGTCTCATCACTGCCCTTTTGTTACTCTGTTTACCCTTGGTCGCCAAAAGGATCTTCGCTGGCGAAACCCTCTTACACGATCCCAAAATTTGGCTTTCCGGTgccttttttgtttatttcttcagTGTTTCCGGTGCAATGCATAATATAATAAGGAAAATGCCCATGTTTTTGGTGGATAGGAACAATCCAAACAAATTGGTTTTCTTTTACCAAGGGTCAGGAATGCAGCTTGGAGCGGAAGGGTTCGCGGTTGGTTTTCTGTATACTGTTGTGGGGTTATTGCTAGCATTCGTGACCCATGTCCTTGTCTATGTTAAGGATGCAACAGCCAAACGCTTGGCGATGCTTTTTACGCTTTTAGTTTCCTTCTGGGCAGTGAAGAAAGTGATTTTGTTGGACAATTGGAAGACCGGGTATGGGATTCATGGGTTCTGGCCTTCCAGTTGGAATTAA
- the LOC107958252 gene encoding nuclear transport factor 2B — translation MEEQIDLVGKAFVDHYYHLFDNDRPALSSLYKPSSTLTFEGHKIQGVEDITAKLISLPFDQCRHVISTIDSQPSFSGGIVVFISGSLQLSGEEHHLRFSQMFHLIPMLEGNFYVQNDIFRLNYG, via the exons ATGGAAGAACAAATTGATTTGGTGGGGAAGGCATTTGTGGATCATTACTACCATCTCTTTGATAATGATCGGCCTGCATTGTCTTCTCTCTACAAGCCTTCCTCCACGTTGACCTTTGAGGGCCATAAGATACAAGGTGTTGAGGACATCACTGCTAAGCTTATCAGTCTTCCATTTGATCAATGCCGACATGTAATCAGCACCATTGATTCGCAACCTTCTTTCTCTGGCGGCATTGTCGTCTTCATCAGTGGCAGTCTCCAGTTGTCTGGAGAGGAGCACCATTTACGGTTCAGCCAG ATGTTTCATCTAATCCCCATGCTTGAAGGGAACTTCTACGTGCAGAATGACATATTCCGCCTGAACTATGGATGA
- the LOC107958251 gene encoding pentatricopeptide repeat-containing protein At4g21170, translating into MSTLIHFLGHWLLKFFAKMGILTVVKLLEKGIYNTKIYDLLVDFYSKNGDLEAAFHRLNEMNNRKLDASFCTYSSVLDGACKYNDSEVMERITRIMIEKQLLPRCQFSGNDSIIQKLCDLRKTHAAEMMFKKACGKNIRLQDETYGSLLKAMSQVGRIDEAINMYQTMLKRGIKVKDSCYCAFANVLCKEDQSGDGYGLLVNIMKQGHHPCPSQLSKYIASLCRRKKWKKAEELLNLMLKKGLLPDSVPCCLLMEYYCFNREMDKVVALHYEMVKVEGSLDVTTYNTILEGLWREKKAEEAVGVFDYMTGLNLVNSASFTIMICELCRMKEMRKAMKIHDEMLKMGFKPDKGTYKRLISGFK; encoded by the coding sequence ATGTCGACCCTGATTCATTTTCTTGGTCATTGGTTGCTCAAATTCTTTGCAAAAATGGGAATTTTGACAGTGGTTAAATTGCTGGAGAAGGGCatttataatactaaaatttatgaTCTTCTTGTTGATTTTTATAGCAAAAATGGGGATCTTGAAGCTGCATTTCATCGATTAAATGAGATGAATAATAGAAAGCTTGATGCTAGTTTTTGTACCTATAGCTCAGTACTTGATGGGGCTTGTAAATATAATGATAGTGAAGTGATGGAGAGGATAACGAGGATAATGATAGAGAAGCAATTGCTTCCGAGATGCCAATTTTCCGGAAATGATTCGATCATCCAAAAGCTTTGTGATTTGAGGAAGACACATGCAGCTGAAATGATGTTTAAGAAGGCTTGTGGTAAGAACATTAGATTACAAGATGAAACTTATGGATCTTTGTTAAAGGCCATGTCTCAGGTCGGAAGGATAGATGAAGCGATAAACATGTATCAAACGATGTTGAAAAGGGGAATTAAGGTAAAAGACAGTTGCTATTGTGCATTTGCAAATGTCCTTTGTAAGGAAGATCAATCTGGTGATGGATATGGATTGTTGGTGAATATCATGAAACAAGGACATCATCCTTGTCCTTCCCAATTGTCCAAATACATAGCATCACTGTGTAGGAGGAAGAAATGGAAAAAAGCTGAAGAACTCTTGAATCTAATGCTAAAGAAAGGGTTATTGCCTGATTCAGTTCCTTGTTGTTTGCTGATGGAGTACTATTGCTTTAATAGGGAGATGGACAAAGTTGTTGCATTGCATTATGAGATGGTGAAAGTGGAGGGAAGTTTAGATGTAACGACATACAACACGATTCTTGAAGGGCTGTGGAGGGAAAAGAAAGCAGAAGAAGCAGTCGGGGTGTTTGATTATATGACAGGGTTGAACTTGGTTAATAGTGCAAGTTTTACGATCATGATCTGTGAGCTCTGCCGCATGAAGGAAATGAGAAAAGCTATGAAAATTCATGATGAAATGTTGAAGATGGGATTTAAACCTGACAAGGGTACATACAAGCGATTGATTTCTGGATTTAAGTAA
- the LOC107958255 gene encoding RNA pseudouridine synthase 6, chloroplastic isoform X2, translating to MKMGSASAGLVSIFSNGYRSLGAPVSSWRTLASSSLYKHYKRNSKGAVLSCLSSSKIELACLSSKVDVAQTTTSSVNGYHKYDRLLPCPSENGPPRVEHLVVSEGGPVLEYICKSLDLPPLFVADLIHFGAVYYALVCPQPPPSATPEQIRIFKEVTAPSVLSKRTSIKGKTVREAQKTFRITHVEQFVEAGTYLRVHVHPKRFPRCYEIDWKSRVIAVADSYVVLDKPAGTSVGGTSDNIEESCATFASRALGFSTPLKTTHQIDNCTEGCVVLARTKEYCSIFHGKIREKKVKKLYLALTAAPVPIGIITHYMRPINVAPRLISEDFIKGWYLCKLEVMECKEVPWPDPVIQQKYCIEDFEWPSKDRAYECKINLLTGRTHQVRAQLAACGAPIVGDSMYMPAAIAEMANPGLSPFGKYKKYTTESDKEMAVTKWFARFGKEPKVAIGLQACQISWDDGEHFYEARSPWWRSGMA from the exons ATGAAGATGGGTTCAGCCTCAGCTGGTTTAGTTTCAATTTTCAGCAATGGCTACCGGAGTCTCGGTGCTCCAGTCTCCTCCTGGCGAACGTTAGCGTCTTCTTCTTTATATAAGCATTACAAGAGGAATAGCAAGGGTGCAGTTTTGTCTTGTTTGAGTTCAAGCAAGATAGAGCTTGCTTGTTTATCTTCCAAAGTGGACGTTGCCCAAACAACGACTTCTTCTGTTAATGG CTATCACAAATATGACCGGTTGCTTCCATGTCCTTCAGAAAATGGCCCACCAAGAGTTGAACACTTAGTTGTTTCAGAAGGAGGGCCTGTTCTGGAGTACATCTGTAAATCACTAGATCTTCCTCCTCT GTTTGTTGCAGATCTCATCCATTTTGGAGCAGTATATTATGCCCTTGTGTGTCCACAGCCCCCTCCAAGTGCCACCCCGGAGCAAATTAGGATATTTAAAGAAGTAACAGCACCATCAGTTTTAAGTAAAAGAACATCCATTAAGGGGAAAACCGTACGGGAGGCACAGAAAACTTTCCGTATAACTCACGTTGAGCAGTTTGTTGAAGCTGGAACATACTTACGTGTGCATGTACACCCGAAACGTTTTCCAAG GTGTTATGAAATTGACTGGAAATCAAGAGTCATAGCTGTGGCTGACTCCTATGTGGTTTTGGACAAACCTGCTGGTACATCT GTTGGAGGAACTTCAGACAATATAGAAGAAAGTTGTGCAACATTTGCTAGTCGTGCCTTGGGATTTTCCACCCCATTGAAAACTACTCATCAGATAGATAATTGCACGGAAGGCTG TGTTGTATTAGCTAGGACTAAGGAGTATTGCTCAatttttcatggaaaaatcaGA GAGAAAAAGGTAAAGAAACTATATCTTGCTCTCACAGCTGCACCTGTACCAATTGGAATAATAACACACTATATGCGTCCAATCAATGTTGCTCCTAGACTCATCTCAGAGG ATTTTATTAAAGGATGGTACTTGTGTAAACTTGAGGTTATGGAATGCAAGGAGGTTCCCTGGCCAGATCCTGTCATTCAACAAAAGTACTGTATTGAGGACTTTGAGTGGCCCTCGAAAGATCGTGCTTATGAGTGTAAAATAAACCTTTTGACTGGTCGGACTCATCAG GTTCGTGCACAACTGGCTGCCTGTGGGGCACCAATAGTGGGCGACTCGATGTACATGCCAGCTGCTATTGCAGAGATGGCAAACCCTGGGCTTAGCCCATTTGGTAAATACAAAAAGTACACTACTGAGAGTGATAAAGAAATGGCTGTCACAAAGTGGTTTGCCCGGTTTGGGAAAGAGCCAAAGGTTGCCATTGGTCTGCAAGCTTGTCAAATTTCATGGGATGATGGTGAGCACTTTTATGAAGCCAGATCTCCCTGGTGGAGATCTGGAATGGCTTAA
- the LOC107958255 gene encoding RNA pseudouridine synthase 6, chloroplastic isoform X1 codes for MKMGSASAGLVSIFSNGYRSLGAPVSSWRTLASSSLYKHYKRNSKGAVLSCLSSSKIELACLSSKVDVAQTTTSSVNGYHKYDRLLPCPSENGPPRVEHLVVSEGGPVLEYICKSLDLPPLFVADLIHFGAVYYALVCPQPPPSATPEQIRIFKEVTAPSVLSKRTSIKGKTVREAQKTFRITHVEQFVEAGTYLRVHVHPKRFPRCYEIDWKSRVIAVADSYVVLDKPAGTSVGGTSDNIEESCATFASRALGFSTPLKTTHQIDNCTEGWYCILLMLHCLCVVLARTKEYCSIFHGKIREKKVKKLYLALTAAPVPIGIITHYMRPINVAPRLISEDFIKGWYLCKLEVMECKEVPWPDPVIQQKYCIEDFEWPSKDRAYECKINLLTGRTHQVRAQLAACGAPIVGDSMYMPAAIAEMANPGLSPFGKYKKYTTESDKEMAVTKWFARFGKEPKVAIGLQACQISWDDGEHFYEARSPWWRSGMA; via the exons ATGAAGATGGGTTCAGCCTCAGCTGGTTTAGTTTCAATTTTCAGCAATGGCTACCGGAGTCTCGGTGCTCCAGTCTCCTCCTGGCGAACGTTAGCGTCTTCTTCTTTATATAAGCATTACAAGAGGAATAGCAAGGGTGCAGTTTTGTCTTGTTTGAGTTCAAGCAAGATAGAGCTTGCTTGTTTATCTTCCAAAGTGGACGTTGCCCAAACAACGACTTCTTCTGTTAATGG CTATCACAAATATGACCGGTTGCTTCCATGTCCTTCAGAAAATGGCCCACCAAGAGTTGAACACTTAGTTGTTTCAGAAGGAGGGCCTGTTCTGGAGTACATCTGTAAATCACTAGATCTTCCTCCTCT GTTTGTTGCAGATCTCATCCATTTTGGAGCAGTATATTATGCCCTTGTGTGTCCACAGCCCCCTCCAAGTGCCACCCCGGAGCAAATTAGGATATTTAAAGAAGTAACAGCACCATCAGTTTTAAGTAAAAGAACATCCATTAAGGGGAAAACCGTACGGGAGGCACAGAAAACTTTCCGTATAACTCACGTTGAGCAGTTTGTTGAAGCTGGAACATACTTACGTGTGCATGTACACCCGAAACGTTTTCCAAG GTGTTATGAAATTGACTGGAAATCAAGAGTCATAGCTGTGGCTGACTCCTATGTGGTTTTGGACAAACCTGCTGGTACATCT GTTGGAGGAACTTCAGACAATATAGAAGAAAGTTGTGCAACATTTGCTAGTCGTGCCTTGGGATTTTCCACCCCATTGAAAACTACTCATCAGATAGATAATTGCACGGAAGGCTGGTATTGTATCTTGTTGATGTTACATTGCTTGTG TGTTGTATTAGCTAGGACTAAGGAGTATTGCTCAatttttcatggaaaaatcaGA GAGAAAAAGGTAAAGAAACTATATCTTGCTCTCACAGCTGCACCTGTACCAATTGGAATAATAACACACTATATGCGTCCAATCAATGTTGCTCCTAGACTCATCTCAGAGG ATTTTATTAAAGGATGGTACTTGTGTAAACTTGAGGTTATGGAATGCAAGGAGGTTCCCTGGCCAGATCCTGTCATTCAACAAAAGTACTGTATTGAGGACTTTGAGTGGCCCTCGAAAGATCGTGCTTATGAGTGTAAAATAAACCTTTTGACTGGTCGGACTCATCAG GTTCGTGCACAACTGGCTGCCTGTGGGGCACCAATAGTGGGCGACTCGATGTACATGCCAGCTGCTATTGCAGAGATGGCAAACCCTGGGCTTAGCCCATTTGGTAAATACAAAAAGTACACTACTGAGAGTGATAAAGAAATGGCTGTCACAAAGTGGTTTGCCCGGTTTGGGAAAGAGCCAAAGGTTGCCATTGGTCTGCAAGCTTGTCAAATTTCATGGGATGATGGTGAGCACTTTTATGAAGCCAGATCTCCCTGGTGGAGATCTGGAATGGCTTAA